The following coding sequences are from one Salinicoccus sp. Bachu38 window:
- a CDS encoding biotin transporter BioY, giving the protein MSTKHLVYVALFAALIAIGAQIRLPIGPVPVTLQVPMVLLAGLLLGPKLGAMSALVYMLMGLVGLPVFAGGGGLGTVVSPTFGFILGYIPAAWLAGFGATYKSSLAGAISFALIALAVIFIAGFLYFVFIMNVVLGTPMSAVEAFKVAVLPFVLKDVVVAVLTSLFARTLHTRGFSLASG; this is encoded by the coding sequence ATGTCAACGAAACATCTTGTGTATGTTGCCCTGTTTGCCGCACTGATTGCAATCGGTGCACAGATCCGTCTGCCCATCGGCCCGGTGCCGGTGACATTGCAGGTGCCGATGGTCCTGCTTGCCGGCCTGTTGCTGGGACCGAAGCTTGGCGCAATGAGTGCGCTCGTCTATATGCTGATGGGTCTGGTCGGTCTGCCAGTCTTCGCCGGAGGCGGGGGACTCGGCACGGTCGTTTCACCGACTTTCGGCTTTATTCTCGGTTATATACCTGCCGCCTGGCTTGCGGGATTCGGTGCTACATACAAATCTTCACTTGCCGGTGCAATCAGCTTCGCACTCATTGCATTGGCCGTCATTTTTATAGCCGGCTTCCTGTACTTCGTCTTCATCATGAACGTGGTGCTCGGCACGCCGATGAGTGCTGTGGAGGCATTCAAGGTGGCGGTGCTCCCATTCGTGCTGAAGGATGTAGTCGTAGCCGTGCTGACGAGCCTGTTTGCCCGTACGCTCCATACCCGCGGGTTCAGCCTGGCGAGTGGCTGA
- a CDS encoding YuzD family protein — protein MEEKIHHLKGGCYFMKYAINVYGRDVVCASCVNAPGSKDTYEWLEAVLSRKYPDHELNFNYIDIDRADNLSDFDESLIERINDDELFYPLVTVNDEIVQDGHVQLKPVQKSIEKEA, from the coding sequence ATGGAAGAAAAAATCCATCATCTGAAAGGCGGATGTTACTTTATGAAGTATGCAATCAACGTATACGGCCGTGACGTCGTATGTGCAAGCTGCGTCAATGCACCAGGCTCCAAGGACACCTATGAATGGCTTGAAGCTGTACTGTCGCGAAAATACCCTGACCACGAACTGAATTTCAATTATATCGACATCGACCGCGCGGACAACCTGTCGGATTTCGACGAGAGCCTCATCGAACGCATCAATGATGACGAACTGTTCTATCCGCTCGTCACTGTAAATGATGAGATCGTACAGGACGGCCATGTGCAGCTCAAGCCCGTTCAGAAGTCAATCGAAAAGGAAGCCTGA
- a CDS encoding NifU family protein, with protein sequence MTTGQDTMFEQVDEVLDKLRPFLLRDGGDCELVDVEDGIVKLRLLGACGTCPSSTITLKAGIERALLEEVPGFVEVEQVF encoded by the coding sequence ATGACTACAGGACAAGATACGATGTTTGAACAAGTCGATGAAGTATTGGATAAATTGCGTCCTTTTCTGCTAAGGGATGGCGGGGACTGTGAGCTTGTGGATGTGGAAGACGGCATTGTGAAGTTGCGTCTTCTCGGAGCTTGTGGCACGTGCCCAAGTTCAACGATCACACTCAAGGCAGGAATCGAACGTGCACTGCTTGAAGAAGTACCAGGTTTTGTGGAAGTGGAACAGGTATTCTGA
- a CDS encoding NAD(P)/FAD-dependent oxidoreductase produces the protein MKTIVCLGGGYGNMRFIQRILPKLPSDYTITLVDKNPFHGMKTEYYALAAGTKSEKNVRVDFPDDDKVNIVFDTVAEIDIDNSRVILEKQTLDYDMLVIGLGCEDKYHDVPGAKEHTYSIQSLRESRATYESIGDLKPGSTVGIVGAGLSGIEVASELREAREDLTIKLFDRGDRILPMYPARLSAYVKRWFDDNDVEVIPNSNIVKVEADKVYNNNESHDLDLAIWTAGVQPVEVVRNLPVEFGPGGRVVLNQYHQVPEYENVYVVGDSAALKHAPSAQVAEGQAEQIAEIMEDIIKGKALPEKMSDIKMQGILGSLGSKEGFAYLKERTVTGRIARMLKSGVLWMYKLGNN, from the coding sequence ATGAAGACTATCGTATGCCTCGGAGGCGGCTATGGGAATATGCGTTTCATTCAGCGTATCCTTCCAAAATTGCCCTCCGACTACACCATCACACTCGTGGACAAGAACCCTTTCCACGGGATGAAAACTGAATACTATGCCCTGGCTGCAGGGACGAAAAGTGAAAAGAACGTCCGTGTCGACTTCCCGGATGATGACAAGGTCAATATCGTCTTTGACACGGTTGCTGAAATCGATATCGACAACAGCAGAGTCATCCTCGAGAAGCAGACGCTGGACTATGACATGCTCGTCATCGGTCTCGGCTGTGAGGATAAATACCATGATGTGCCGGGCGCGAAGGAACATACCTACAGTATCCAATCCCTGAGGGAGTCGCGTGCCACCTACGAAAGCATCGGAGATCTCAAGCCCGGCTCCACAGTCGGCATCGTCGGTGCAGGACTGAGCGGCATCGAAGTGGCCAGCGAGCTGCGCGAAGCGCGTGAAGACCTCACCATCAAGCTGTTCGATCGTGGCGACCGTATCCTTCCAATGTATCCGGCACGTCTCAGTGCCTATGTCAAAAGGTGGTTCGATGACAATGATGTCGAAGTCATCCCGAATTCGAACATCGTGAAGGTCGAAGCCGACAAGGTCTACAACAACAATGAATCGCATGATCTGGATCTGGCCATCTGGACAGCCGGCGTGCAGCCGGTCGAAGTCGTACGCAACCTTCCGGTTGAGTTCGGCCCCGGTGGACGTGTCGTACTCAACCAGTACCATCAGGTTCCGGAATACGAAAACGTCTATGTGGTCGGCGATTCCGCAGCCCTCAAGCATGCACCATCAGCACAGGTGGCGGAAGGCCAGGCGGAACAGATTGCGGAAATCATGGAGGATATCATCAAGGGCAAGGCGCTTCCCGAAAAGATGTCCGACATCAAAATGCAGGGCATCCTCGGATCGCTCGGCTCCAAGGAAGGGTTCGCCTACCTCAAGGAACGGACGGTCACAGGCCGTATCGCACGCATGCTGAAAAGCGGTGTGCTGTGGATGTACAAACTCGGCAACAATTAA
- a CDS encoding YuzB family protein, which produces MFTLVEFCSSNMLKGTEEVYRTLDEDPEIDVLDYGCLNNCGLCSKAFFVLVDGEIVSAMTPEKLLEKIYKRIDRNKRDMEEWTDDLS; this is translated from the coding sequence ATGTTTACCCTTGTCGAGTTCTGTTCATCAAATATGCTGAAGGGCACCGAGGAGGTGTACCGGACACTGGACGAAGACCCGGAGATCGATGTGCTGGATTATGGCTGTCTGAACAACTGCGGGCTATGCAGCAAAGCATTCTTCGTACTTGTGGACGGTGAAATTGTCAGCGCCATGACCCCGGAGAAGCTCCTTGAGAAGATATATAAAAGAATAGACAGGAACAAAAGAGATATGGAGGAATGGACCGATGATTTGAGTTAG
- a CDS encoding HesB/IscA family protein produces the protein MSHVTLTESAAYEVKDMLEKNEMENGYLRFKVQGGGCTGLTYGMAAELEQTDKDEVYEFHGVKVLVAKKDIPVIDGTVIDFKQSLMGGGFTIDNPNATLACGCGSSFRTKEVAGQPEDC, from the coding sequence GTGTCTCATGTAACTCTAACTGAAAGTGCCGCCTATGAAGTGAAGGATATGCTCGAAAAGAACGAAATGGAGAATGGCTACCTCAGATTCAAAGTCCAGGGCGGAGGCTGCACAGGCCTGACATACGGCATGGCAGCTGAACTGGAACAGACGGACAAGGATGAAGTGTACGAATTCCATGGCGTCAAAGTACTCGTCGCCAAGAAGGACATTCCCGTCATAGATGGCACTGTAATCGATTTTAAACAGTCCCTGATGGGCGGCGGTTTTACAATAGACAACCCGAACGCCACACTCGCCTGCGGCTGCGGCTCTTCATTCCGCACAAAAGAGGTCGCCGGACAACCGGAAGATTGTTAA
- a CDS encoding NAD(P)/FAD-dependent oxidoreductase, which produces MSFERKKILVLGAGYAGLQTISKLQKLLSHQDADITLINKNEYHYEATWLHETAAGTIDWEEGVYPINKVVDAQKVAFVPAEVTAIHKDEQRVETTQGTFEYDILVVALGFESETFGIDGMEEHAHSIVNPQTSLEAREEIERNFANYKKSNDPKDISILVGGAGFTGIEYLGELVESVPELCEKHGIDYNKVNITCVEAAPKMLPMFPENLVDYAVKYLEDRGVKFMVDTPIVAANEDGFVVEVDDEKQQIEANSVIWTAGVRGSSLMEESFDDVKRGRIIVRPDLRIEGYDNIYAIGDVAAVMNGETERPWPTTAQIAMQLGEHTAKNIELSLKGEKLEPFSYDDKGTVCSLGSKDGIGLVMGREIKGKKAAFMKRLIDSRAIFKIGGPLLAYSKGKLF; this is translated from the coding sequence ATGAGCTTTGAGAGAAAGAAAATTTTGGTGCTGGGTGCAGGGTACGCAGGCTTGCAGACAATATCCAAACTTCAGAAACTGTTATCTCATCAAGATGCCGACATTACACTCATCAATAAGAATGAGTACCATTACGAAGCGACATGGCTGCATGAAACAGCTGCCGGAACGATCGATTGGGAAGAAGGCGTCTACCCGATCAACAAAGTGGTCGATGCACAGAAGGTCGCCTTCGTTCCAGCAGAGGTCACTGCAATCCACAAGGATGAGCAACGTGTGGAAACGACACAGGGTACATTCGAATATGACATCCTTGTCGTCGCACTCGGTTTCGAAAGTGAAACTTTCGGCATCGATGGCATGGAGGAGCATGCCCATTCTATCGTCAACCCGCAGACATCCCTTGAAGCGCGCGAGGAGATCGAGCGCAACTTCGCAAACTACAAGAAGTCCAACGACCCCAAGGATATTTCCATCCTGGTCGGCGGTGCAGGCTTTACAGGCATAGAGTATCTGGGCGAACTGGTTGAAAGTGTTCCGGAACTTTGTGAAAAGCATGGCATCGACTACAACAAAGTGAACATTACCTGTGTGGAAGCAGCGCCTAAAATGCTGCCGATGTTCCCTGAAAATCTGGTCGACTATGCTGTAAAGTATCTGGAAGACCGCGGTGTCAAATTCATGGTCGACACGCCGATCGTGGCAGCCAATGAAGACGGCTTCGTTGTGGAAGTGGATGATGAAAAACAGCAGATCGAAGCGAACAGCGTCATCTGGACAGCCGGTGTACGCGGCAGCAGTCTGATGGAGGAATCTTTCGACGATGTCAAACGGGGACGCATCATTGTACGTCCGGACCTTCGCATCGAAGGGTATGACAACATCTATGCCATCGGTGACGTCGCTGCAGTGATGAACGGGGAGACTGAACGCCCATGGCCGACAACTGCCCAGATTGCAATGCAGCTAGGTGAACATACAGCGAAGAACATCGAGCTTTCGCTCAAAGGCGAAAAGCTTGAGCCGTTCTCCTATGATGACAAAGGTACTGTCTGCTCACTCGGATCAAAAGACGGCATCGGGCTCGTCATGGGCCGTGAGATCAAAGGCAAGAAGGCAGCCTTCATGAAGCGCCTCATCGATTCCAGGGCCATATTCAAAATCGGTGGACCACTGCTCGCCTATTCAAAAGGAAAACTGTTCTGA
- a CDS encoding YuiB family protein, with translation MSIIQLVISMLLFFVLFYGISFILNMILKMTWLMVGVYPFIVLLIVDGISTAEYFTNTSEAFSTLGERLVNLHPADMLMLGSGLVGTILAGMTIRYLRKAGYQMF, from the coding sequence ATGTCAATAATACAACTCGTAATATCCATGCTGTTGTTCTTTGTCCTATTCTATGGCATCAGTTTCATACTGAATATGATATTGAAGATGACATGGCTGATGGTGGGCGTATATCCTTTCATCGTCCTGCTCATCGTTGACGGCATATCAACAGCGGAATATTTTACAAATACATCTGAAGCTTTCAGTACCCTTGGGGAAAGGCTCGTGAATCTGCATCCGGCAGATATGCTGATGCTTGGAAGCGGGCTTGTCGGGACGATACTTGCCGGTATGACAATCCGCTACTTGCGCAAAGCCGGGTACCAGATGTTCTAG
- a CDS encoding leucyl aminopeptidase family protein, protein MMEFQYRDKYVATDEPIIIGLPHEPARMENYEEVDTLLGGQMEDIIREDVLSTEFSTVTTTGVTIQRDYRKVIAVGLGKIEALDPVRLSEALGRMFQFLKDTDTVRGQILLDTFPVDIDLLAETMAIMAEVSVYEFNTYKTNQPPLFSEEAVFSITSRTDIEDRMSRYRKVGEGIVMARNFSETPPNIMTPEHMADKIAAVFRSHPHVTGEVKNDEVLEEEGYGLITAVGKASQSKPRLVTIEYRHPEAKGYRPIALVGKGITFDTGGYSIKTKTGMPEMKYDMSGAANVVGMIHAISEMGLPVHVIGVVALAENMVDGNAMRPDDVYVSHSGQSVEIKNTDAEGRLVLGDAVFHASQYAPSLIMDFATLTGAVVAALGTERTGVFTNKDAAFLTPLVEMTKYTGEEVWHLPISDIEEKNVRQSQVADLTNHVEKPGRASFAACFIKQFANGTPWIHFDIAGTGTSDKETPYGPKGATGVMIRTIVKLFETGNVHE, encoded by the coding sequence ATGATGGAATTTCAATATCGCGACAAATATGTCGCAACAGATGAACCGATCATTATCGGGCTGCCGCATGAGCCGGCCCGTATGGAGAATTACGAAGAAGTGGATACGCTGCTGGGAGGCCAGATGGAAGACATCATCAGGGAGGATGTCCTGTCAACTGAATTTTCGACAGTGACAACGACGGGTGTGACCATACAGCGGGACTACCGCAAAGTCATTGCCGTCGGGCTGGGGAAGATTGAAGCGCTTGATCCCGTGAGACTGTCGGAAGCACTGGGCAGAATGTTCCAATTCCTGAAAGACACGGATACAGTCCGTGGCCAGATACTGCTGGATACATTTCCGGTGGATATAGACCTGCTTGCTGAGACGATGGCCATTATGGCGGAAGTCAGTGTGTATGAATTCAATACATATAAGACAAACCAGCCGCCCCTGTTCAGTGAGGAGGCGGTGTTCTCGATCACCAGCAGGACGGATATCGAAGACAGGATGTCACGGTATAGAAAAGTAGGCGAGGGCATCGTCATGGCGAGGAATTTCAGTGAGACGCCGCCGAACATCATGACACCCGAACATATGGCGGACAAGATTGCGGCGGTATTCCGGTCCCATCCCCATGTCACCGGAGAAGTGAAGAATGACGAAGTACTGGAAGAAGAGGGCTATGGACTGATCACTGCAGTCGGCAAGGCATCCCAGTCGAAGCCCCGGCTCGTCACCATCGAATACCGGCACCCGGAAGCGAAAGGCTACAGGCCGATTGCCCTGGTAGGCAAGGGAATCACGTTTGATACAGGCGGCTATTCGATCAAGACGAAGACCGGCATGCCTGAAATGAAGTATGATATGAGTGGGGCAGCGAATGTCGTCGGCATGATCCACGCCATTTCGGAAATGGGGCTGCCCGTCCACGTGATTGGTGTTGTAGCCCTTGCAGAAAATATGGTTGATGGAAATGCCATGCGTCCGGATGATGTCTATGTTTCCCACAGTGGCCAGTCGGTGGAAATAAAGAACACGGACGCAGAAGGGCGCCTGGTCCTTGGAGACGCGGTTTTCCACGCTTCCCAGTACGCACCGAGCCTGATCATGGATTTTGCAACGTTGACAGGTGCTGTTGTGGCAGCACTCGGAACAGAGCGCACAGGTGTGTTTACAAACAAGGATGCGGCATTCCTCACCCCGCTTGTCGAAATGACGAAGTATACAGGCGAAGAGGTGTGGCATCTGCCTATCTCCGATATTGAAGAGAAGAATGTGCGCCAATCACAAGTGGCCGACCTGACGAATCATGTGGAAAAGCCTGGCCGTGCGTCATTCGCGGCCTGTTTCATCAAGCAGTTCGCCAATGGCACACCATGGATCCATTTTGATATTGCAGGTACAGGCACATCGGATAAAGAAACGCCATACGGTCCAAAAGGGGCCACCGGTGTTATGATCCGCACAATTGTAAAATTGTTCGAAACAGGGAACGTCCATGAATAG
- a CDS encoding PaaI family thioesterase, translating to MNSGGLIELLEIEVVRDEPGLMVMDMPVTEKVLQPYGFLHGGANVVLAETAASRGAAGLIADDEITFGMEINANHIKTKQTGRLTATARCRHQGRSTQIWEIEIMDEADALVCLSRCTMAVKKKR from the coding sequence ATGAATAGCGGAGGCCTGATTGAACTGCTGGAAATCGAGGTCGTGCGTGATGAACCTGGACTGATGGTCATGGACATGCCGGTCACGGAGAAGGTGCTGCAGCCCTACGGTTTTCTTCATGGCGGGGCGAACGTCGTGCTGGCGGAAACCGCAGCAAGCCGGGGGGCAGCAGGGTTGATTGCAGACGATGAAATCACCTTCGGCATGGAGATCAACGCCAACCATATAAAGACGAAGCAGACGGGCAGGCTGACGGCCACAGCAAGATGCCGGCATCAGGGCAGGAGTACCCAGATATGGGAAATCGAGATCATGGATGAGGCAGACGCACTCGTCTGCCTGTCCCGGTGCACGATGGCGGTAAAAAAGAAGAGATGA
- the mnhG gene encoding monovalent cation/H(+) antiporter subunit G — MIEIIASSIIAFFILAGAFFTAVSAIGVIRLPDVYSRMHAASKSSTLGVMMMMIGTFLYFWYMDGYMDSKLFLAILFIFITAPVSAHMLSRSAFHTGVTPYKLTVLNELRRDEMGESDNPDAHPITIKNYKK, encoded by the coding sequence ATGATAGAGATCATAGCGAGTAGCATCATCGCCTTCTTCATCCTTGCCGGAGCCTTCTTTACAGCTGTCAGTGCCATCGGGGTCATCAGGCTGCCTGATGTCTATTCCCGGATGCATGCAGCTTCGAAGAGCTCCACCCTCGGGGTGATGATGATGATGATCGGCACCTTCCTCTACTTCTGGTATATGGACGGATACATGGACAGCAAGCTTTTCCTGGCCATCCTGTTCATCTTCATCACTGCCCCGGTATCTGCCCACATGCTTTCACGCAGTGCGTTCCATACCGGCGTCACGCCGTACAAGCTCACTGTACTGAATGAACTCAGACGGGACGAGATGGGCGAATCCGACAATCCGGATGCCCACCCGATCACAATCAAGAACTATAAGAAATAA
- a CDS encoding Na(+)/H(+) antiporter subunit F1 — translation MNTFLDIVIILSIIILAFSMVGMVYRMVKGPSLHDKVMALDAFGVMLMAMIALIAMTLHTTYLLVVILLIGILAYIATIAFAKYLEKGVIFENDRDHSE, via the coding sequence ATGAATACTTTCCTTGATATCGTCATTATATTGAGCATCATCATTCTGGCATTCTCGATGGTCGGCATGGTGTACCGTATGGTAAAAGGTCCTTCGCTCCACGACAAGGTCATGGCCCTTGATGCCTTCGGTGTCATGCTGATGGCGATGATTGCTCTGATTGCCATGACGCTGCACACGACCTATCTGCTTGTGGTCATCCTGCTCATCGGCATACTGGCCTATATCGCCACCATCGCATTTGCCAAATATCTGGAGAAAGGCGTGATTTTTGAAAATGATAGAGATCATAGCGAGTAG
- a CDS encoding Na+/H+ antiporter subunit E, giving the protein MALQILINLGLAALWMFLSSNFTVASFTAGYLLGMLAVYMLRNFLPGSFYLRRVKAIIILVFIFIWQMILANIDVVRIVLRPKIDIRPGFFAYPCDLEDEWAVSLLSALITLTPGTVVVAISDDHSTLYVHGLDVEDSETEIASIKDSFEQAIKEVKKP; this is encoded by the coding sequence ATGGCATTACAAATATTGATCAACCTGGGCCTTGCGGCCCTATGGATGTTCCTGTCCTCGAATTTCACTGTGGCTTCATTCACCGCAGGCTACCTGCTTGGAATGCTCGCTGTCTATATGCTCAGGAATTTCCTCCCGGGGTCCTTCTACTTGAGAAGGGTCAAAGCGATTATCATTCTCGTCTTCATTTTCATCTGGCAGATGATATTGGCCAACATCGATGTCGTAAGGATTGTTCTGAGACCAAAGATAGATATACGTCCCGGATTTTTTGCATACCCATGCGACCTTGAAGACGAATGGGCTGTCAGTCTGCTGTCCGCCCTGATTACATTGACTCCGGGGACCGTCGTGGTGGCCATATCCGATGACCACTCCACGCTGTATGTCCATGGACTCGACGTTGAAGATTCGGAAACGGAGATCGCCTCGATCAAGGACAGTTTTGAACAGGCGATCAAAGAGGTGAAGAAACCATGA
- a CDS encoding Na+/H+ antiporter subunit D: MTTNILPLLPIMIPFFAGIIMLFIGRRPLAHRVIATISSLLIIISAVWLVVLVYQNGTIATFLGNWAPPFGISVVIDMAAALLLLTTAIITLFTVIYSFQSIGIEREKFYYYVMVMFMISGVNGAFSTGDIFNMFVFFEVFLLASYVLITLGGTKIQLQEGFKYILVNMISSNFFVLGLAYLYSVTGSLNMADIHAKLEGFEGNYSIMTLVAVVFLFVFATKAGVFPLYFWLPGSYYAPPMPALVLFGALLTKVGIYAIARTYSLFFIDNVEFTHQMLLLLALATIIMGSIGALSYADMKRIIIYNILIAVGIILVGVSMMDEAGMLGAFYYLIHDMIIKAALFMLVGFLIYRTGETNAERLGGLIKIHPVTGWMFFIATLSLAGVPPFPGFYGKLFIVQSTFTNDNYIAGIIVLVSSLVVLYSVVRIFISAFWGEDMDFSRLKPVKSDKLIFASFAMVIVSIAFGLAADALYPLFEMAAQSFYDPASYSNYLPEVE, encoded by the coding sequence ATGACGACTAACATATTGCCTCTATTGCCAATAATGATTCCGTTTTTCGCAGGAATCATCATGTTATTTATAGGGCGACGGCCATTGGCACATAGGGTGATTGCGACAATAAGCAGTCTGCTCATCATCATCTCTGCCGTTTGGCTGGTCGTCCTTGTCTATCAAAATGGCACGATTGCGACATTCCTTGGAAACTGGGCACCGCCTTTCGGCATCAGTGTCGTCATAGACATGGCGGCGGCACTCCTGCTTCTTACAACCGCAATCATCACACTGTTTACTGTAATCTATTCATTCCAGTCCATCGGCATCGAACGTGAGAAGTTCTACTACTATGTCATGGTAATGTTCATGATTTCAGGTGTGAACGGCGCGTTCTCCACCGGGGATATATTCAACATGTTTGTATTCTTCGAAGTCTTCCTGCTTGCTTCCTATGTGCTGATCACTTTGGGCGGCACGAAGATCCAGCTCCAGGAAGGGTTCAAATATATACTCGTCAACATGATCTCCTCGAACTTCTTCGTTCTTGGCCTTGCCTATCTCTATTCGGTGACAGGTTCACTCAATATGGCGGATATCCATGCCAAGCTTGAAGGATTTGAGGGGAACTACAGCATCATGACACTCGTCGCTGTCGTCTTCCTGTTCGTATTTGCGACGAAGGCAGGGGTATTCCCCCTCTACTTCTGGCTGCCGGGTTCCTATTATGCACCGCCGATGCCTGCACTCGTACTGTTCGGCGCACTGCTTACCAAAGTCGGCATCTATGCCATTGCGAGGACGTACAGCCTGTTCTTCATAGATAACGTCGAATTCACACATCAGATGCTGCTTCTGCTGGCTTTGGCCACCATCATCATGGGATCCATCGGTGCACTCAGCTATGCGGACATGAAACGCATCATCATCTATAACATACTGATCGCCGTCGGCATCATCCTGGTCGGTGTATCAATGATGGATGAAGCCGGAATGCTCGGTGCATTCTACTATCTGATCCATGACATGATCATCAAAGCGGCACTGTTCATGCTTGTCGGCTTTCTCATCTACCGTACAGGAGAGACGAATGCCGAAAGGCTTGGCGGCCTGATCAAGATCCATCCGGTCACCGGCTGGATGTTCTTCATTGCCACGCTGTCGCTCGCAGGAGTGCCGCCATTTCCGGGCTTCTACGGCAAGCTGTTCATCGTCCAGTCGACGTTCACGAATGACAACTACATCGCCGGCATCATCGTACTCGTTTCGAGCCTGGTCGTACTGTACTCGGTCGTCCGGATATTCATCAGTGCATTCTGGGGCGAGGATATGGATTTCAGCAGGCTGAAGCCCGTCAAAAGCGATAAGCTGATCTTCGCCTCCTTTGCGATGGTGATCGTTTCCATCGCCTTCGGCCTGGCTGCAGATGCACTCTATCCGTTGTTCGAGATGGCAGCACAATCCTTCTACGATCCTGCCTCTTACTCTAATTATCTGCCGGAGGTGGAATAG
- a CDS encoding Na(+)/H(+) antiporter subunit C produces the protein MELITIILSGILIGSAVYMMLSKSVIRIIIGTALLSHGVHLMLLTMGQLKRGNIPVLDEEVSNYSDPLPQALILTAIVIAFALTAYILVLALRSYRELGTDDVEQMKGVPHDD, from the coding sequence ATGGAACTGATAACAATCATATTGAGCGGTATCCTCATCGGATCAGCCGTCTACATGATGCTGTCGAAAAGTGTGATAAGGATCATCATCGGTACCGCACTGCTCAGTCATGGGGTCCACCTGATGCTCCTTACCATGGGACAGCTGAAGCGCGGGAACATTCCCGTACTCGATGAAGAAGTATCCAACTACTCTGACCCGTTGCCCCAGGCGCTCATCCTGACCGCAATCGTCATTGCGTTTGCACTGACTGCCTATATACTGGTACTTGCCCTGAGAAGCTACAGGGAACTCGGTACAGACGACGTTGAACAGATGAAAGGAGTTCCACATGACGACTAA
- a CDS encoding Na(+)/H(+) antiporter subunit B — MKNTLKKAGYNKVQKQMNDVFLQFTAKLVFFIIIMFSFNLFFAGHYTPGGGFVGGLLAAAALILLVIAYDRKTLENMVPIDFRLVITIGLLFAAGIPTLSFLFGTPFFTHQHTYVEIPVFGEVALHSAVLFDIGVFLTVAATALLIIVLVGEADE; from the coding sequence GTGAAGAACACGCTGAAGAAAGCCGGATATAATAAAGTTCAGAAACAGATGAACGACGTGTTCCTGCAATTCACTGCGAAATTGGTCTTCTTCATCATCATCATGTTCTCCTTCAACCTGTTCTTTGCAGGGCACTATACGCCTGGAGGCGGATTTGTCGGCGGCCTGCTTGCCGCAGCGGCACTGATACTCCTGGTGATCGCTTATGACAGGAAGACGCTCGAGAATATGGTGCCGATCGATTTCCGGCTGGTCATCACAATCGGCCTGCTGTTTGCAGCAGGCATACCGACCCTGTCATTCCTGTTCGGCACACCGTTCTTTACACATCAGCACACATATGTGGAGATTCCAGTGTTCGGGGAAGTGGCACTCCACTCCGCCGTCCTCTTTGACATCGGCGTCTTCCTGACCGTCGCTGCCACCGCCCTGCTCATCATCGTACTTGTAGGGGAGGCGGATGAATAA